A genomic window from Candidatus Cloacimonadota bacterium includes:
- a CDS encoding geranylgeranylglyceryl/heptaprenylglyceryl phosphate synthase: protein MKDKILSFLNSRVNAAKPGFLCLIDPDKQQPDESAQLALKCQDNGVDVILVGGSLMVKDNFNETVKVIKNQVSIPVLVFPGIFNFVSPYADAILFLSMMSSRNSQLLIGEQVRTAPLIKKYDVEAIPTGYFLIESGSLTSVQFMSSSLPIPRTKFDIAVSHALAAQYLGMKLIFFDGGSGAKKSVPVEMIKRVKENISIPLIIGGGISTPEEAREKVEAGANFIVIGTAIENNNKTNLIKEFSEAIHS, encoded by the coding sequence ATGAAAGATAAAATCTTAAGTTTTTTAAATTCACGAGTTAATGCTGCAAAACCTGGCTTTTTATGTCTTATCGATCCTGACAAACAACAACCTGACGAATCCGCGCAATTAGCTCTCAAATGCCAGGATAATGGTGTCGATGTAATTCTTGTTGGTGGCAGTTTGATGGTAAAGGATAATTTCAATGAAACCGTTAAAGTGATAAAAAACCAGGTATCGATACCTGTTCTTGTGTTCCCTGGTATTTTTAATTTTGTCTCCCCCTATGCGGATGCGATCCTTTTCCTGAGTATGATGAGTAGCAGAAATTCCCAGTTGCTTATCGGAGAACAGGTTCGAACAGCCCCACTCATTAAAAAGTATGATGTCGAGGCGATCCCGACAGGTTATTTTCTTATTGAATCAGGCTCCCTCACATCTGTGCAATTCATGAGCAGCAGCTTGCCAATACCACGAACTAAATTTGATATTGCAGTATCACATGCTCTTGCCGCACAATATCTTGGCATGAAGTTGATCTTCTTCGATGGAGGAAGTGGTGCAAAAAAATCTGTACCTGTCGAGATGATAAAACGAGTAAAAGAGAACATATCAATCCCGCTGATCATCGGTGGAGGGATCAGCACTCCTGAAGAAGCCCGAGAAAAAGTGGAAGCTGGTGCAAATTTTATCGTAATCGGAACTGCAATTGAAAACAACAACAAGACGAATCTTATTAAAGAATTTTCTGAAGCAATCCATTCATAG